One window of Nymphaea colorata isolate Beijing-Zhang1983 chromosome 11, ASM883128v2, whole genome shotgun sequence genomic DNA carries:
- the LOC116264053 gene encoding uncharacterized protein LOC116264053 isoform X1, translated as MEQHISNICQQKMAMTDQETYGSSLQEKGNACSLRRFCFFLLFFVCLTVAVLGAAAGIIFFLLKPRKPEFSLHTLRFDSYKLEESSTSDLYLSSNLSLMLNAWNSNKFGIGYDPSRYSVLYRGIPIGVGQMPSFYQPEHSQNVSVEMQFVLDRLNLHQVAKEGFLNNFTSTNGLVQMRFIGSVRAHARILHINLPKVKVAVDCQIDVSYEDIVLNERAYESWSSIKATSMYFPSLKKKCSTELEI; from the exons ATGGAGCAGCACATTAGCAACATCTGCCAACAAAAAATGGCAATGACAGATCAGGAAACATATGGTTCATCTTTACAAGAAAAGGGCAATGCTTGTTCATTGAGGAGGTTctgtttctttctccttttctttgtctGTCTTACAGTAGCAGTACTTGGAGCAGCTGCTGGAATCATCTTCTTCCTGCTGAAACCCCGGAAGCCGGAATTCTCTCTGCATACATTGCGCTTTGACTCCTATAAGCTAGAAGAGTCGTCAACCTCTGATCTCTACCTCTCTTCTAACCTCTCCCTAATGCTGAACGCCTGGAACAGCAATAAGTTCGGTATAGGATACGACCCGTCGAGATACAGTGTTCTCTACAGAGGGATTCCAATTGGAGTCGGCCAGATGCCAAGCTTTTATCAACCAGAACACAGTCAGAATGTTAGTGTGGAAATGCAGTTTGTATTAGATCGGCTGAATCTACATCAAGTGGCTAAAGAAGGCTTCCTGAATAACTTCACTAGCACAAATGGCCTTGTACAGATGAGATTCATAGGAAGCGTCAGAGCACATGCACGTATTTTGCATATCAATTTGCCAAAGGTTAAG GTTGCAGTTGACTGTCAAATAGATGTCAGCTATGAGGATATTGTGCTCAACGAGAGGGCCTACGAATCATGGAGCAGCATCAAG GCTACATCTATGTATTTCCCATCTCTGAAGAAGAAGTGCTCCACAGAATTGGAAATCTAG
- the LOC116264053 gene encoding uncharacterized protein LOC116264053 isoform X2 — protein MEQHISNICQQKMAMTDQETYGSSLQEKGNACSLRRFCFFLLFFVCLTVAVLGAAAGIIFFLLKPRKPEFSLHTLRFDSYKLEESSTSDLYLSSNLSLMLNAWNSNKFGIGYDPSRYSVLYRGIPIGVGQMPSFYQPEHSQNVSVEMQFVLDRLNLHQVAKEGFLNNFTSTNGLVQMRFIGSVRAHARILHINLPKVAVDCQIDVSYEDIVLNERAYESWSSIKATSMYFPSLKKKCSTELEI, from the exons ATGGAGCAGCACATTAGCAACATCTGCCAACAAAAAATGGCAATGACAGATCAGGAAACATATGGTTCATCTTTACAAGAAAAGGGCAATGCTTGTTCATTGAGGAGGTTctgtttctttctccttttctttgtctGTCTTACAGTAGCAGTACTTGGAGCAGCTGCTGGAATCATCTTCTTCCTGCTGAAACCCCGGAAGCCGGAATTCTCTCTGCATACATTGCGCTTTGACTCCTATAAGCTAGAAGAGTCGTCAACCTCTGATCTCTACCTCTCTTCTAACCTCTCCCTAATGCTGAACGCCTGGAACAGCAATAAGTTCGGTATAGGATACGACCCGTCGAGATACAGTGTTCTCTACAGAGGGATTCCAATTGGAGTCGGCCAGATGCCAAGCTTTTATCAACCAGAACACAGTCAGAATGTTAGTGTGGAAATGCAGTTTGTATTAGATCGGCTGAATCTACATCAAGTGGCTAAAGAAGGCTTCCTGAATAACTTCACTAGCACAAATGGCCTTGTACAGATGAGATTCATAGGAAGCGTCAGAGCACATGCACGTATTTTGCATATCAATTTGCCAAAG GTTGCAGTTGACTGTCAAATAGATGTCAGCTATGAGGATATTGTGCTCAACGAGAGGGCCTACGAATCATGGAGCAGCATCAAG GCTACATCTATGTATTTCCCATCTCTGAAGAAGAAGTGCTCCACAGAATTGGAAATCTAG